The DNA window GGTTCCGGACGACCAGGCTGTCCCCACCGTCCCAGTCAACCTCAGCGACCACCGCAAGAGGATCCGCGGCCCCGCGGTGCACGGTACGAGCAGTGACGAGCAGCGGCCGGTCCGCCTGAACAAACAAGGTCAGGCTCTTGTCCTCCAGCGTCAGTGGACGCCGGTCGCCGAGCCACGGGAACTGTTCTCGTACCAGCACCGGGACGACCGCCGGGCGAACGGCGCCGCACCACGGGCAGCGGTCCTTCGCCACAACGTAGCTGTGCGGACACTTTGAACACTGCACACACCGGTCGGCCGCGCCGTCGAGTGCGGCGGCCCATTCGCCGGCGCCCGGCCGGGAGCGAGGGTCGTGCATGCCGTCTTCGAAGGTCCGCCGGAACAGGGCCAGCAGCTGCCGCGTCAGGACCCGCTCGGCCGGGTAGCCGTAAGCGGTCCGGTTTCGGTCGTCTGTGCTGTGCTCGATCCAAGGCAGGAGGCCGTGTAGGGCGTCGTCCTCCAGCTCAGCCGGTCCCTGGTCAACGTAGTCCCCGATGAGCGGGTGATTCGTGGTGAGGGTCTCGTAGGCCAGGACCGCGAACGAGTAAACGTCGCTGAACACGGTGTTGCCGGATGCGCCCCGCAGCACCTCCGGCGCCGCGTAGTAGGCGGTGATGAGGCGGTATGAGCCGGGACCGCTCTCCGTTTGAAGGTTGTCCGCATCGACGAGCCACACCTCGTCGTGCTCCGGCTGGGCGGAGACGAGCACGTTGCCGGGCGAGACGTCGCCGTAGACGATGCCACGGTCGTGCAGCGTCCCGAGGATCGCGGCGCACCGGGCGAGCAGCCGCAGCCGACGGCGCAGCCCGCCACCCTGCGCGTACCAGCCCGCGACGTCGTCGCTTGTAGGTGCGCAGACCGCACTGAACGCGACCATGTCCTGCAGAAGCTCCATCACGTAGCCGACGTGAGGTGCGGCCAGTGGCTCCAAGGGGCGACAGATCGGGACACCCTGAAGCGGCAGCCAGCGTAGCCGGCCCAGGCGGTCCTCAAGGCGCATCGCCGAGCCGCCGTTGCAGAGCTTCACCGCCAGCCCGCCGTGGTGGGTGCGGAACACCACGCCCTCGCCGCCTTGGCCCAGCGGTGGATCGAGGACTAGTTCCAGATGTTGACCGCTTCGCGCCGTCCGCACGCTCGATGGCCAGTCTGCCGCCAGCTGACCGGCCATCAGTCGAACTCCTCCAGCCGCACCGCCTGTTGACCCGTGCGCTCGTGCAGAGTGGTCGTGACCGTGGCCGTAACCCACCGGAACAGTCCGCTGATGTCGTGAACCTGGTCGGTCCTCAGGACGTTCACGCCGGGGGTGCTGAACGTGCGCAATACCTCATCAGCCTCGGCCGTCCGGTCCGTGCCGATGCCGACGGCCACCCGCAACGCGCGGCTCCCCCAGCGCGAGGACAGCAGGTCGTCCAACGGTGCTTCCCAGTCGTCGGTCGGCATGCCGTCCGAGACCAGCACGAGTGCCGGTGGGAACGCCCGCTCCGACACCGCCTCGGCGTCGTCGAGCAACTCGCGGACCCGGGTGAACGCGCTGCCCATTGGCGTGCGGCCGCGAGGAGTCAGATCGACCCAGACAGCTCGCGACGCAGGGACCATCGCCTGGTGCAGCACGGCCTCGTCGCCGCCGAAGGCCACCACCGCCACGTGGATCTCACCCCGAACGGAGTCCTCCGCGCCGAATGCGTCGAACATCGCCGCGATGCTCCGGTTGAGCTGAGCAATCTTGTCGCCCTCCATGCTGCCGCTGACGTCCGCCAACACGATCACCGGCATCGGCCGGGGCGCCCTCCGGGACCGGGACGCAAGCGTGTCGGGCCGTACCATCGCGGGTTCCACCACAGAGTTCACTCCTCCGCCACTCGTCAAACGACGCCACTGCGCCCAATATCGACGAACCTCGCGATGGCGCAGAGCCGGTCAGGATCGCAGACATACAACCCAGACGTCAAGCGGCCAGAAGGTTGAACGACGCCTACCGCAGCGTTCCGTCAGAGGTCACGGGACGCCACTCGTCCGACCGGGTGCCAGCCGCTAGCGGCCAGGGTTACCGTGAGCCGACTCGGGGGGCCATGGTCCACGTTCTGCCTCGGACCACCCCGTAGCGGTCTGACCACACCTGTTCGCCGTTGAACGCGATCGTCAGCCCATGGGTCCATCGCAACACCAGCTCGCCCACCCCGAGCTGCCCGCTGAGGCGTCGTGCCAAGCTCACTGTGGAATCCGCCTGCGAGTATTGCTGGATCCGGTCGAGCCACAGGGTCGGCCCCGGGCACGTCAGAATTCTCAACCTGCCTAAGCCCTTCCAGTCGACATGGGTGTAGTCGACTGGCCGCGCGAGCCAACCGGTGTAGGCGTTAGTTCCGGCCTGCGCGGGCGGGAGCTTGAACTCCACACCGAAGGTGACCACGTCATCGCGCCAAGGAGTGAGATCCCTTGGGCGGATGATCGCGTCAATGCGGGCCTGCCGGCCCGAGCAATGCCGTCCGGGCCATTCCCGGCGGATGTGGAACGCCGGCCGAAGGCGGTCGAGCACCGCCTCGGCCAGTTCCGTCTCTGAGGTGAAGTTGTTGAGTGGCACTTTGTATGGATGGCCTGCCGATGACACCAGGGGCCCGACCGGGTCCGGCTCACCCGCCAGAGGGCGGAACGCTGCCAACAAGACACCTCCCATGGTCGGGACAACCAATCATGGCCGGGTCAAGAGCGGCCCGGCCTCAGGGGCATATGAGGGCTGCTGGTGGGCCGAGGTGTCCTCAGCGCCCGCGATCCCGCGGATCACCTGTCTGCCGCTCTGCCGCCGCCGCATCAGCAGCGTGAGCGGGGGCACCGAAGTTGTCGTCGAACCAGCGGATGAAGCCCAGGGTGTCGCCCCACTGGGCGGCGATGCGGGTGTGGATGGCCCGCTGGTCATGGCCCGGCAGGAACAGTCGCGCGCCCGCGACCGCCTCGCCGCAACTGCAGGCACAGGTGCGCTGGTGGTCGACCGAGTGGTCGGGGTAGGTCACTGGGTTGCGGTAGTTATCGAGGGCGGGCTGGTTGATCAGCGCGTCATGGACCGGGTGGCCAGGCTCGAGTATCCGGCCGACGACGGCGCGCTTGCCGCCGGCGACGTTCTCGATGCCGGTGTTCTCGATGACGGCCACGTTCATGCCGGTGATGAGGGAGGAGAAGACGGTGTACCGCTGGCGTTCGGCTCGGGAGCCGAGCGACCAGATGCCGCGGTTGCGGTCGTAGATCTGCTGCGGGGTCTGCTCCGGGGTCCAGCCGACCCAGTCGCGGCTCATCGGGTCATCGTCGTCGGCGGGACGGGGTGCACCGATCTTCAGGTGGATCATGTAGCTCCTAACTGATAACGCTGTTGGCTTGCGGTATCAGAGTAAGTCCAAAGCGGATACCTGACAACCCTTAGGCATGCACTTTGTGTCCATGCCGAAGGAACGAGTTGGGGCAGCTCAGCTCACGGCATGTGACGAGTCGTCAGAGCGGCGAAGATTTACTGCAGCCGCCGGCAGGCTGGGGGCGTCTCCGCCGAACTGGTAGACCTCGTGCGCGCGCAGCCGCAGCCTGCGTTCTTTGTTAACCCGTCGCCGGTGGACCGGCGCGTGGCCCAGCAGGCCATGACGACCGTGGGCGGGTGGGGTGTCGAGGCCGTTCTCCCCGGTAGGGGGTGGCTCGGGCATGGAGCCACCCCACCAGCAGGACTTACGTCAAGATGATCCACACCGAGATCAGCAGTATGGCCATGACGGCGGCGACGGTGACGGCAATGGGCGTCTTCATCGACCGTGCGCCGTCGAGGTTGCCGTTCTCGCCGGCGGCCCGCATCACCGCCGACGAGAACCCACTCCCGGGCGCTATTGGTCGCCGAATGCGGGGTGGCGGGCATGACCGGCGTGACCTCGCTGGCGCCGCGGCCCTGGCGCCAGCAACACAGGGTGCCGCATAGGACTATCAGCGAGGGCCAGCCGGGTCGTACGCCGCCGACGCGGGGCACGACGTCACGATGAAGGCAGCCGAGGACGCGGTGAAGCCGCGGAAGAGTCGGCCCCAGCGCCAAAGCTGACCGGTCTGGAGCGGTACCCCGCAGTTGAGGGAACCAGCACGACGTGTGCCAGACGGCGTCCCGGGGAGGAAACGCCGCTGTGAGGTGGAGAGGAAGACGTGACTCAGCCCTAGGCGTCTCGCTTGGTGACAAAGGTGACTGCCGTGAGAATCAAGGTGGCCATGCCGCCGAACGTTGCACCGCCTGAGGCCAACGCCTTGCCGACACTCGGCTCGGAAGCCCAAGAGACCCAGCTGGCGATTGTCCCTGCGAGGCTGGCTGCCAAGATCGCGATGGCCAGCCAGAGCACGCGAACCACGAAACCGCTCACCATCTATAACCCTTCGCGGGACAGGCTCGTCCCTTTCATGGGCTGGTGAGACCCCGAGGCAAAACTCCGGTCGTGGTTGGTGAATCCACTGTTGAGGACGAACCAGCCCCCCGCAAGTGAACGTGAACGTCATCACATGCGTCGGTCGGAGCCAAACCGGGTGGTGCCGGGTCCGCTCGCTTGTGCCTCGTCACACTTCATAACGAGTTTGAAGGCGGTGAGCACGACGAGCAAGGTCGCGCCGAAGGCGCCGCCCTAGCGAGCAGAGCCGTGCCCACCTTGGGCACGATCGACCAGATGACTCAAACGGTGAGCAGACTGGCTGTGAGCAGCGCGACGACCAGCAGCAGGAGCGCCGGCTCATCGACCAGGTGCGCGGCTGCCAGCGCACGTTCGCAGAGCCTCGGCCGCGCGGCTACTGCCCGCGCTCGGTTCGGCGCGGCCGCGCCGTCGCCCGACCGCCGGGCAAGGGGACACCGGCTGCCTCGGTCCGGCGTCCACCGAGGATTCTCCCGAGTTCAGCCGGCGCACCGTCGCCGAGCAGGGACGGATTCTCCTCGACCAGCGCCATGATGGCTGCCCGGAGACGGTCTGCGGTCGGCGCCTCCACCGTGCTATCCAGCACCAGGAGGTCATTGACGTCCTCGATCCGGGCTTCCCGGAGAACCCTGAGCTGCTCGTCGTTGTACAGCCGGGTCACGAGGGCCGCCAGGAAACGGTTCTGTGCTTCGTCGGTGCTCATGCTGGCCCGGTACGCCTCGAGTGCGTCGACCACTTCCTGCGTCTCGGTCGGGGACGCGGCCTCTGCCGCCGGGACATGCTGGGCGCGGGTGGCCGGGCCGGCGGTCCCGCGGAATATGAATCGATTCCACGTCGACGTCACGACAGGCACCGCCTGCTCCAGCCATCTCGTCACATGCGGTT is part of the Micromonospora halotolerans genome and encodes:
- a CDS encoding protein kinase domain-containing protein, with amino-acid sequence MAGQLAADWPSSVRTARSGQHLELVLDPPLGQGGEGVVFRTHHGGLAVKLCNGGSAMRLEDRLGRLRWLPLQGVPICRPLEPLAAPHVGYVMELLQDMVAFSAVCAPTSDDVAGWYAQGGGLRRRLRLLARCAAILGTLHDRGIVYGDVSPGNVLVSAQPEHDEVWLVDADNLQTESGPGSYRLITAYYAAPEVLRGASGNTVFSDVYSFAVLAYETLTTNHPLIGDYVDQGPAELEDDALHGLLPWIEHSTDDRNRTAYGYPAERVLTRQLLALFRRTFEDGMHDPRSRPGAGEWAAALDGAADRCVQCSKCPHSYVVAKDRCPWCGAVRPAVVPVLVREQFPWLGDRRPLTLEDKSLTLFVQADRPLLVTARTVHRGAADPLAVVAEVDWDGGDSLVVRNRGTSVIRRVPPKGGLGRSLLPGGRADEPLSAAWTWHFGDDSRPHRMLVPQPAEVTCSLSS
- a CDS encoding vWA domain-containing protein — translated: MPVIVLADVSGSMEGDKIAQLNRSIAAMFDAFGAEDSVRGEIHVAVVAFGGDEAVLHQAMVPASRAVWVDLTPRGRTPMGSAFTRVRELLDDAEAVSERAFPPALVLVSDGMPTDDWEAPLDDLLSSRWGSRALRVAVGIGTDRTAEADEVLRTFSTPGVNVLRTDQVHDISGLFRWVTATVTTTLHERTGQQAVRLEEFD